From a single Anomaloglossus baeobatrachus isolate aAnoBae1 chromosome 4, aAnoBae1.hap1, whole genome shotgun sequence genomic region:
- the LOC142302765 gene encoding E3 ubiquitin/ISG15 ligase TRIM25-like, whose protein sequence is MASADLRDELLCSICLSSYTDPVMLRCGHNFCRVCIDRYMDTQDESGVYSCPDCRERFQERPALMRDIALRNIMENILITQPTLTETGICCTYCVDSPVPAVRSCLHCEASLCEKHLRAHSKSPEHVLSDPSTCLEKRKCSVHKKILEYYCTENAACICVSCSLAREHREHWVEILDEASEKKKKKMRNVLQKLIKKRQETEERVRSLEEQRSKAQKKAAVEDKRVTALCTDIRRRVDDLEKKVLSEISRQEKEESLSLSALIHQLEIKKDELSRKMRHIEELCNMTDPLPVLQEPDTGDLCDPEEEGGDEDTGGHDEQLHDGDDLDVAVISHTLHTLCEVITGIRRGIYVEGPADTLLDVNTAGNNLLISDDRKAATWTERDQNRPETAERFQCNQVMSRRGFTSGRHYWDVEGSRSGNWMVGMCYPSMDRRGHHSYIGHNNKSWSLWRYNNQYSAMHDRKVIRLPDEISSDRFRICLDYGAGQLSLYELCDPIRHLHTYAATFSEPLHALLCVHHCSLKILGGKQ, encoded by the coding sequence atggcgtctgctgatctgagagacgagctgctctgctccatctgtctgagcTCTTATACAGATCctgtaatgctgagatgtggacacaacttctgccgggtctgtattgatcgATACATGGATACACAGGACGagtctggagtttattcctgtcctgactGCAGAGAAAGGTTTCAGGAGCGGCCGGCGCTGATGAGGGACATAGCTCTGCGTAACATAATGGAGAATATCCTGATTACTCAACCAACACTGACAGAAACCGGGAtctgctgcacttactgtgtggactctcctgtacctgctgttagatcctgtctacactgtgaggcttctctgtgtgagaaacacctgagggctcacagcaaatcaccagaacacgtcttatctgatcccagcacttgtctggagaaaaggaaatgttctgttcataagaagatcctggaatattactgcactgagaacgcggcttgtatctgtgtgtcctgcagtttggcCAGAGAACACCGGGAACACTGGGTGGAGATACTGGATGAGGCctcagagaagaagaagaaaaaaatgagAAATGTTCTTCAGAAACTAATCAAAAAGAGACAGGAGACTGAGGAAAGAGTCCGGAGTCTGGAGGAGCAGAGGAGCAAAGCTCAAAAGAAAGCAGCTGTAGAAGACAagagagtcactgccctgtgtacagacatcaggagacgggtggacgacctggagaagaaggtcctgagtgagatctccaggcaggaaaaggaagagtcactgtcactgtctgctctgatccatcagctggagataaagaaggacgagctgtccaggaagatgaggcacattgaggagctgtgtaacatgactgatccactgcccgtcttacaggaaccagacaccggggacttgtgtgatcctgaggaggagggaggtgatgaggacacagggggacatgatgaacagctccatgatggagatgacctggatgtggctgtgatctcacacacattacacacattatgtgaggtaataacAGGTATAAGGAGGGGGATCTATGTGGAGGGTCCTGCAGACACattactggatgtaaacacagCGGGTAATAATCTGCTTATATCGGACGACCGGAAAGCTGCAACCTGGACAGAAAGGGACCAgaatcgtccagaaacagcagagagattccagtgtaatcaggtgatgagcaggaggggatttacctcaggacgacattactgggatgtggagggCAGTAGATCAGGGAATTGGATGGTGGGGATGTGTTACCCCAGTATGGACAGGAGGGGGCACCATTCATATATTGGGCATAATAACAAGTCCTGGAGTTTGTGGAGATATAATAATCAGTATTCAGCGATGCATGACAGGAAAGTGATCCGGTTACCTGACGAGATCTCCAGTGATAGATTTAGGATCTGTCTAGATTATGGGGCCGGGCAGCTGTCCTtgtatgagctgtgtgaccccatcagacacttacacacctacGCTGCCaccttctccgagccccttcatgctCTATTATGTGTACATCATTGTTCTTTAAAGATATTGGGGGGTAAACAgtaa